One window of the Streptomyces sp. TS71-3 genome contains the following:
- a CDS encoding CYTH and CHAD domain-containing protein, protein MTAKTQREIERKYEGPRGAADLPDLSPVAGVASVEDKGLLELDAIYYDTSDQRLAADRIILRRRTGGTDAGWHIKFPVSLAEGIREEIRVPLSAGREAAGPEATASRAEGAGGRAKAGAQAGRGAKAARGAGAARSPRGPDAECEAPAAPPEEIASLVRSRVRDEPLEPVVRLRSARRLIHLLDDTGTLLAEAALDRVRAERLAAPSDAARAGTAEWTETEVELADGAPYEFLDAVEEELRKAGWRPSRSASKLARALEETGAGQPAAAAAERRPAAEPGDTPMPAAAPVLDYLHRQRDTLVDLDPAVRRDLPDSVHRMRVATRRMRSVLRSYRKVLDRTVTAPVGDELKWLAGELGIDRDREVLAERLSTALDGLPPELAPGPVRGRMETWSDERRGDTRGRLAEVLDGERYLRLLDTLDRLLADPPLLPAATRKPEKVLSKAMRRDRGRLTGRLTQALNQPPGSDRDAGLHSARKAAKRLRYTAEAARPVLGSKADKTVTAARRLQSLLGDHQDSVMARATLRELSEEAHGAGENAFAYGLMYGREERQAAQDERNAAEREK, encoded by the coding sequence ATGACGGCGAAGACACAGCGCGAGATCGAACGGAAGTACGAAGGCCCCCGCGGAGCCGCGGACCTTCCGGACCTGAGCCCGGTCGCGGGCGTCGCCTCGGTGGAGGACAAGGGCCTGCTGGAGCTGGACGCGATCTACTACGACACGTCCGACCAGCGGCTCGCCGCCGACCGCATCATCCTGCGCCGCCGCACCGGCGGCACCGACGCGGGGTGGCACATCAAGTTCCCGGTCTCCCTGGCCGAGGGCATCCGGGAGGAGATCCGCGTACCGCTGTCGGCCGGCCGGGAAGCGGCCGGCCCGGAAGCGACGGCCTCCCGGGCCGAGGGCGCCGGGGGGCGCGCCAAGGCCGGCGCCCAGGCCGGGCGGGGCGCGAAGGCCGCACGAGGCGCCGGTGCCGCCCGGTCCCCGCGGGGCCCGGACGCCGAGTGCGAGGCACCGGCCGCACCCCCCGAGGAGATCGCCTCGCTGGTGCGCTCCAGGGTCCGCGACGAGCCCCTGGAGCCCGTCGTACGGCTCCGCTCGGCCCGCCGGCTGATCCACCTCCTCGACGACACCGGCACCCTCCTCGCCGAGGCGGCCCTCGACCGGGTGCGCGCCGAGCGGCTGGCGGCCCCGTCCGACGCGGCCCGTGCCGGTACGGCCGAGTGGACCGAGACCGAGGTCGAACTGGCCGACGGCGCCCCGTACGAGTTCCTGGACGCGGTCGAGGAGGAACTGCGCAAGGCGGGCTGGCGACCGTCCCGCTCGGCGTCGAAGCTGGCCAGGGCCCTGGAGGAGACCGGCGCCGGGCAGCCCGCCGCGGCCGCCGCGGAACGCCGCCCCGCAGCGGAGCCCGGCGACACCCCGATGCCCGCGGCGGCACCCGTCCTCGACTACCTCCACAGGCAGCGCGACACCCTGGTCGACCTCGACCCCGCCGTCCGCCGCGACCTGCCGGACTCCGTGCACCGCATGCGCGTCGCCACCCGCCGGATGCGCAGCGTCCTGCGGTCGTACCGCAAGGTCCTGGACCGCACGGTGACCGCCCCCGTCGGCGACGAGCTCAAGTGGCTCGCCGGCGAGCTGGGCATCGACCGCGACCGCGAGGTGCTCGCCGAACGGCTCTCCACCGCGCTCGACGGCCTGCCGCCCGAACTGGCCCCCGGGCCCGTCCGCGGCCGCATGGAGACCTGGTCGGACGAGCGGCGCGGCGACACGCGCGGCAGGCTCGCCGAGGTCCTGGACGGCGAGCGCTACCTCCGGCTGCTCGACACGCTGGACCGCCTCCTCGCCGACCCGCCACTGCTCCCCGCGGCCACCCGCAAGCCCGAAAAGGTGCTCTCCAAGGCGATGCGGCGCGACCGCGGACGGCTCACCGGCCGCCTCACCCAGGCACTGAACCAGCCCCCGGGCTCCGACCGCGACGCGGGACTGCACAGCGCCCGCAAGGCCGCCAAGCGGCTGCGGTACACCGCCGAGGCGGCACGTCCGGTGCTCGGCTCCAAGGCCGACAAGACGGTCACCGCGGCCAGGCGCCTGCAGTCCCTGCTCGGCGACCACCAGGACAGCGTGATGGCCCGCGCCACCCTCCGCGAGCTGTCCGAAGAGGCGCACGGGGCGGGCGAGAACGCGTTCGCCTACGGGCTGATGTACGGGCGCGAGGAACGGCAGGCGGCACAGGACGAGAGGAACGCCGCCGAGCGGGAGAAGTGA
- a CDS encoding PaaI family thioesterase: MAHLGARIAHIAPGRVHIVLPSRPEVTQQHGYFHAGATSAIADSAGGYAAYTLFPDDTEVLTVEYKINLLSPAVGDHIEAVGTVLKSGRTLTVCQLEVFGVRGEERKLVANGQQTLIRVARPER; encoded by the coding sequence ATGGCCCACCTCGGGGCGCGGATAGCGCACATCGCGCCGGGGCGCGTGCACATCGTGCTCCCGAGCCGTCCCGAGGTCACCCAGCAGCACGGCTACTTCCACGCGGGCGCCACCAGCGCCATCGCGGACAGCGCGGGTGGCTACGCGGCCTACACGCTGTTCCCCGACGACACCGAGGTCCTCACCGTCGAGTACAAGATCAACCTTCTCTCGCCCGCCGTCGGCGACCACATCGAGGCCGTCGGAACCGTCCTGAAGTCCGGACGCACCCTCACGGTCTGCCAGTTGGAGGTGTTCGGCGTCCGGGGCGAGGAGCGGAAGCTCGTCGCGAACGGGCAGCAGACCCTCATCCGGGTGGCGCGGCCGGAGCGGTGA
- a CDS encoding TIGR03936 family radical SAM-associated protein — translation MQRIRLRYTKRGRLRFTSHRDFQRAFERALRRAEVPMAYSAGFTPHPKVSYANAAPTGTGSEAEYLEIALAEQRDPDKVRELLDESLPTGLDVIESVEARTPHLAERLTASVWELRMAGVTPADAERAVAAFKAADTVEVQRRTKSGMRTFDARAAVVDIAVPGTGTTGPGSLDTVPDRPEAQPCAILRLVVRHVTPAVRPDDVLSGLRAVADLAPPVPVEVTRLAQGPFDEESGTVTDPLAPDREAGTAAPAEGPGAAALAAAQAAAPEGPA, via the coding sequence GTGCAGCGCATCCGACTGCGCTACACCAAGCGCGGCCGCCTCCGGTTCACCAGCCACCGAGACTTCCAGCGCGCCTTCGAGCGCGCACTGCGCCGGGCCGAGGTCCCCATGGCCTACTCGGCGGGCTTCACGCCCCACCCCAAGGTGTCGTACGCCAACGCCGCCCCCACGGGTACGGGCAGTGAGGCCGAGTATCTGGAGATCGCACTCGCGGAGCAGCGTGACCCGGACAAGGTGCGCGAGCTCCTCGACGAGTCGCTGCCGACCGGGCTCGACGTCATCGAGTCCGTGGAGGCCCGCACTCCACACCTCGCCGAGCGGCTCACCGCATCCGTGTGGGAGCTGCGCATGGCGGGTGTCACGCCGGCCGACGCCGAGCGTGCCGTGGCCGCCTTCAAGGCCGCGGACACGGTGGAGGTTCAGCGCAGGACCAAGAGCGGCATGCGGACCTTCGACGCCCGCGCGGCCGTCGTGGACATCGCGGTTCCCGGTACGGGGACGACGGGTCCCGGCAGCTTGGACACCGTGCCTGATAGGCCGGAGGCCCAGCCCTGTGCGATACTGCGCCTGGTTGTTCGGCACGTGACGCCTGCCGTGCGACCCGACGACGTTCTGTCCGGTCTCCGAGCTGTGGCCGACCTGGCGCCGCCGGTCCCCGTAGAGGTGACCAGGCTGGCGCAGGGGCCATTCGATGAGGAGAGCGGCACGGTGACCGACCCGCTCGCGCCCGACCGCGAGGCAGGCACGGCCGCCCCGGCCGAGGGGCCAGGGGCCGCCGCACTCGCCGCCGCGCAGGCAGCGGCGCCGGAAGGTCCCGCGTAG
- a CDS encoding beta-propeller fold lactonase family protein, with protein sequence MGWAVLAGLAVPLAAASPAAAQEAPAHDDPVRAYVTNLDSDTVSVIDTRTNTVTHTIPVGDRPDGVAITPKGDRVYVANQLGDSVSVISTRTNTVTHTIPVGDAPNGVAITPKGDRVYVVNFNSDSVSVIDTKTNTVKTTVPVGNGPEDVAITPNGERAYVANDLDDSVSVIDTRTNTVTHTIAAPDGPVALAITPNGQHVYVANAASDNVSVISTRTNTVVTTIPTGGDLPNGVGITPNGRLAYVTNLNSGTVSVIDTRTNTVTHTIPVGTWPRNVAFTPDGERAYVANELSDNVSVIDTETNTVATTVPVGNGPFGVAITPKAAAPKKPHSATSS encoded by the coding sequence GTGGGATGGGCGGTGCTCGCGGGCCTGGCGGTCCCGCTCGCCGCGGCATCGCCCGCCGCCGCACAGGAGGCGCCCGCGCACGACGACCCCGTCCGCGCCTACGTCACCAACCTCGACAGCGACACGGTGTCGGTGATCGACACCAGGACCAACACCGTCACCCACACCATCCCCGTCGGCGACCGCCCCGACGGCGTGGCCATCACTCCGAAAGGCGACCGCGTCTACGTCGCCAACCAGCTGGGCGACTCGGTGTCGGTGATCAGCACCAGGACCAACACGGTCACCCACACCATCCCCGTTGGCGACGCGCCCAACGGCGTGGCCATCACCCCGAAGGGCGACCGCGTCTACGTCGTCAACTTCAACAGCGACAGCGTGTCGGTGATCGACACGAAGACCAACACCGTCAAGACCACCGTCCCCGTGGGCAACGGGCCCGAAGACGTGGCCATCACCCCGAACGGCGAGCGCGCCTACGTGGCCAACGACCTCGACGACAGCGTGTCCGTGATCGACACCAGGACCAACACCGTCACCCACACCATCGCCGCCCCCGACGGGCCCGTCGCCCTGGCCATCACCCCGAACGGCCAGCATGTCTACGTCGCCAACGCCGCCAGCGACAACGTGTCGGTGATCAGCACCAGGACCAACACCGTCGTCACCACCATCCCCACCGGCGGTGACCTCCCCAACGGCGTGGGCATCACCCCGAACGGCCGGCTCGCCTACGTCACCAACCTCAACAGCGGCACCGTGTCGGTGATCGACACCAGGACCAACACCGTCACCCACACCATCCCCGTCGGCACCTGGCCGCGGAACGTCGCCTTCACCCCGGACGGCGAGCGCGCCTATGTCGCTAACGAGCTGAGCGACAACGTGTCGGTGATCGACACCGAAACCAACACCGTCGCGACCACCGTCCCCGTCGGCAACGGACCTTTCGGCGTGGCCATCACCCCGAAAGCCGCCGCACCGAAAAAGCCTCACAGCGCGACTTCATCCTGA
- a CDS encoding LysE family translocator: METTTLTAFLAVDLLLVMTPGADWAYAISAGLRDRSVVPAVAGLVAGYAGYTLLAVAGLVVIVASAATLLTALTVAGAGYLVWLGWGVLRRPAALAASGVAMSSSRWQTMLKGAGISGLNPKALLLYFSLFPQFIHLSGGWPVAAQTALLGMLHMTACAVVYLSVGLLARTILKSRPSAARAVTRSSGAMMIAVGVFLLVERLVG, encoded by the coding sequence GTGGAGACGACCACGTTGACGGCATTCCTGGCCGTGGACCTGTTGCTGGTGATGACCCCGGGCGCCGACTGGGCCTATGCGATATCCGCGGGCCTGCGGGACCGGTCGGTCGTCCCGGCGGTCGCCGGGTTGGTGGCCGGGTACGCGGGTTACACGCTCCTCGCCGTCGCGGGCCTGGTCGTGATCGTGGCGAGCGCGGCGACCCTGCTCACCGCGCTGACCGTCGCCGGTGCCGGCTACCTCGTGTGGCTCGGGTGGGGTGTGCTGAGGCGGCCGGCGGCGCTCGCGGCCTCGGGGGTGGCCATGAGTTCCTCCCGGTGGCAGACGATGCTCAAGGGGGCCGGGATCAGCGGGCTGAACCCGAAGGCGCTGCTGCTGTACTTCTCGCTGTTCCCGCAGTTCATCCACCTCTCCGGTGGCTGGCCGGTCGCCGCACAGACCGCACTGCTCGGGATGCTCCACATGACCGCCTGCGCCGTCGTCTACCTCTCCGTCGGCCTGCTGGCCCGCACCATCCTGAAGTCCCGGCCGTCGGCCGCCCGGGCGGTCACCCGTTCCTCCGGTGCCATGATGATCGCTGTCGGGGTGTTCCTGCTGGTGGAACGCCTCGTCGGCTGA
- a CDS encoding Lrp/AsnC family transcriptional regulator produces the protein MDALDRKILTELQLDGRLTITELAARVKLSVSPCHRRLRDLEREGAIRGYRAVVDPSAVGLDFEAVVFATLRWEAPDTVSAFEEAVAAVPHVTQAQRLFGEPDYLLRVATTDLAAFQQLYDQQLARLPGVERLTSTLVMKHVVADRPLPT, from the coding sequence ATGGATGCGTTGGATCGGAAGATTCTTACCGAGCTACAGCTGGATGGCCGCCTGACGATCACCGAGCTCGCCGCCCGCGTGAAGCTGAGCGTCTCGCCCTGCCACCGCCGTCTCCGCGACCTCGAAAGAGAGGGTGCGATCCGCGGCTACCGCGCGGTCGTGGACCCCTCGGCCGTCGGTCTGGACTTCGAAGCCGTGGTCTTCGCCACCCTGCGCTGGGAGGCCCCCGACACCGTCAGCGCGTTCGAGGAGGCCGTGGCCGCCGTCCCGCATGTGACGCAGGCCCAGCGCCTGTTCGGCGAGCCCGACTACCTCCTGCGGGTCGCCACGACGGACCTGGCAGCCTTCCAGCAGCTCTACGACCAGCAGTTGGCGAGGTTGCCCGGAGTTGAGCGCCTGACGTCCACGCTCGTCATGAAGCACGTGGTCGCCGACCGCCCCCTGCCCACCTAG
- a CDS encoding TIGR03960 family B12-binding radical SAM protein has protein sequence MSVESVFPQLEALLPHVQKPIQYVGGELNSTVKPWDSCDVRWALMYPDAYEVGLPNQGVMILYEVLNEREGVLAERTYSVWPDLEALMREHGVPQFTVDSHRPVRAFDVLGMSFSTELGYTNMLAALDLAGIPLQARDRGDDDPIVLAGGHAAFNPEPVADFIDAAVVGDGEQAVLTITDTIRAWKAEGRPGGREELLLRLARTGGVYVPAFYDVEYLPDGRIARVVPNRSGVPWRVSKHTVMDLDEWPYPKQPLVPLAETVHERMSVEIFRGCTRGCRFCQAGMITRPVRERSITGIGEMVHKGLEATGFEEVGLLSLSSADHSEIGDIAKGLADRYTDDKIGLSLPSTRVDAFNIDLANELTRNGRRSGLTFAPEGGSERIRKVINKMVSEDDLIRTVATAYGNGWRQVKLYFMCGLPTETDDDVLQIADMATKVIQKGREVSGSNDIRCTVSIGGFVPKPHTPFQWSPQLSAEETDARLEKLRDRIRGDKKYGRSIGFRYHDGKPGIVEGLLSRGDRRIGAVIRAVYEDGGRFDGWREHFSYDRWMSCAAATLPAFGVDVDWYTTRERGYEEVLPWDHLDSGLDKDWLWEDWQDALDETEVEDCRWTPCFDCGVCPQLDLDIQVGPTGKKLLPLTVVNK, from the coding sequence ATGTCTGTCGAGTCGGTCTTCCCACAGCTCGAAGCCCTGCTCCCGCATGTGCAGAAACCGATCCAGTACGTCGGTGGGGAGCTCAACTCCACGGTCAAGCCCTGGGACTCCTGTGACGTGCGCTGGGCGCTCATGTACCCCGACGCCTACGAGGTCGGCCTGCCCAACCAGGGCGTCATGATCCTCTACGAGGTGCTGAACGAGCGCGAGGGCGTCCTCGCGGAGCGCACCTACAGCGTCTGGCCGGACCTTGAGGCGCTGATGCGTGAGCACGGCGTGCCGCAGTTCACGGTCGACAGCCACCGCCCGGTGCGGGCCTTCGACGTGCTCGGCATGAGCTTCTCCACCGAGCTCGGCTACACCAACATGCTCGCCGCGCTCGACCTCGCGGGCATCCCGCTCCAGGCCCGGGACCGCGGCGACGACGACCCGATCGTGCTGGCCGGCGGCCACGCCGCGTTCAACCCCGAGCCCGTCGCGGACTTCATCGACGCCGCGGTCGTCGGCGACGGCGAGCAGGCCGTCCTCACCATCACCGACACCATCCGCGCCTGGAAGGCCGAGGGCAGGCCGGGCGGCCGTGAGGAACTGCTGCTGCGGCTCGCGAGGACCGGCGGCGTGTACGTGCCCGCGTTCTACGACGTCGAGTACCTGCCCGACGGCCGGATCGCCCGGGTCGTCCCCAACCGCTCGGGCGTGCCGTGGCGGGTGAGCAAGCACACCGTCATGGACCTCGACGAGTGGCCGTACCCGAAGCAGCCCCTGGTGCCGCTCGCGGAGACGGTGCACGAGCGGATGTCCGTGGAGATCTTCCGCGGCTGCACCCGCGGGTGCCGGTTCTGCCAGGCGGGCATGATCACCCGCCCGGTGCGCGAGCGCTCCATCACGGGCATCGGCGAGATGGTGCACAAGGGCCTGGAGGCGACCGGTTTCGAGGAGGTCGGGCTGCTGTCGCTGTCCTCCGCGGACCACTCGGAGATCGGCGACATCGCGAAGGGCCTGGCGGACCGCTACACGGACGACAAGATCGGCCTGTCCCTGCCGTCCACCCGGGTCGACGCCTTCAACATCGACCTGGCGAACGAGCTCACCCGCAACGGCCGCCGCTCCGGCCTCACCTTCGCACCCGAGGGCGGCAGCGAGCGCATCCGCAAGGTCATCAACAAGATGGTCTCCGAGGACGACCTGATCCGCACCGTCGCCACCGCGTACGGCAACGGCTGGCGCCAGGTGAAGCTGTACTTCATGTGCGGCCTGCCGACGGAGACCGACGACGACGTCCTGCAGATCGCGGACATGGCCACCAAGGTCATCCAGAAGGGCCGGGAGGTCTCCGGCTCCAACGACATCCGCTGCACCGTCTCGATCGGCGGCTTCGTACCCAAGCCGCACACCCCGTTCCAGTGGTCGCCGCAGCTGAGCGCCGAGGAGACCGACGCCCGCCTGGAGAAGCTGCGCGACAGGATCCGCGGCGACAAGAAGTACGGCCGCTCCATCGGCTTCCGCTACCACGACGGCAAGCCCGGCATCGTCGAGGGCCTGCTCTCCCGCGGCGACCGGCGCATCGGCGCCGTCATCCGCGCGGTCTACGAGGACGGCGGCCGCTTCGACGGCTGGCGCGAGCACTTCAGCTACGACCGCTGGATGTCCTGCGCCGCCGCCACCCTCCCCGCCTTCGGCGTCGACGTCGACTGGTACACCACCAGGGAACGCGGCTACGAGGAGGTCCTGCCCTGGGACCACCTGGACTCCGGCCTGGACAAGGACTGGCTCTGGGAGGACTGGCAGGACGCGCTCGACGAGACGGAGGTCGAGGACTGCCGCTGGACGCCGTGCTTCGACTGCGGGGTGTGTCCGCAGCTCGACCTGGACATTCAGGTCGGCCCGACGGGGAAGAAGCTTCTGCCGCTGACGGTCGTCAACAAGTAG